The proteins below come from a single Leifsonia sp. 1010 genomic window:
- a CDS encoding VanZ family protein — protein sequence MTASLSLRPARPTRTAPRSLPAVLFVVYVVLLVWAVLWKFHVPDFSGDGVRAVKLVPFVASEGFGVNRPSEMLANVALFVPFGVYLGVLAPRWRVWPVALVAALTSCALEAAQYVLASGSSDVTDVILNTSGAVGGFLVLSLARRASRGRAVPAVYWVCFIVTVAAALWGASLLGSPLHSLPPLHR from the coding sequence GTGACCGCATCCCTCTCCCTCCGCCCGGCGCGTCCGACGCGCACCGCTCCGCGATCCCTCCCGGCCGTGCTGTTCGTCGTGTATGTCGTCCTCCTGGTGTGGGCCGTGCTGTGGAAGTTCCACGTGCCCGACTTCAGTGGAGACGGCGTGCGCGCCGTCAAGCTCGTGCCGTTCGTCGCGAGCGAGGGCTTCGGCGTCAACCGGCCTTCCGAGATGCTGGCGAACGTCGCCCTGTTCGTTCCCTTCGGCGTCTATCTCGGAGTACTCGCGCCGCGCTGGCGCGTCTGGCCGGTCGCGCTCGTCGCGGCGCTGACGAGCTGCGCTCTCGAGGCGGCCCAGTATGTGCTCGCCTCGGGGAGCTCGGACGTCACCGACGTCATCCTCAACACGTCCGGTGCCGTTGGCGGCTTCCTCGTCCTGTCGCTCGCCCGGCGGGCATCGCGCGGTCGAGCCGTTCCCGCCGTCTACTGGGTGTGCTTCATCGTCACGGTGGCAGCGGCGCTGTGGGGCGCCTCCCTTCTCGGGTCGCCGCTCCACTCGCTCCCGCCGCTGCACCGCTGA
- a CDS encoding RNA-binding S4 domain-containing protein yields MKKPAPIEDVSIGGDAIRLGQFVKFAGLLDSGGSVKEAIADGDVDVNGEVELRRGRQLQVGDVVTFAGHGVRVAP; encoded by the coding sequence ATGAAGAAGCCAGCTCCCATCGAGGACGTGTCGATCGGCGGCGACGCCATCCGGCTCGGGCAGTTCGTGAAGTTCGCCGGACTCCTCGACTCCGGCGGGAGCGTCAAGGAGGCCATCGCCGACGGGGATGTCGACGTCAACGGCGAGGTCGAGCTCCGGCGTGGGCGCCAACTGCAGGTCGGGGATGTGGTGACCTTCGCCGGTCACGGGGTGCGGGTCGCCCCCTGA
- a CDS encoding ATP-dependent DNA ligase has product MGYLAYDGSARVSFDDVVLAHLEVAIFAKLQRKESFALTWRESRANGSGRSTIWLDSTLPIRFRYDSPRPPAINREWLRRLTDAANSNGGLIVLDEDGDLCAGTSHDRGI; this is encoded by the coding sequence ATGGGGTACCTGGCGTACGACGGCTCAGCGCGGGTGTCTTTCGACGACGTCGTCCTCGCACACCTGGAGGTCGCCATCTTCGCCAAGCTCCAGCGCAAAGAGTCCTTCGCGCTCACCTGGCGGGAGTCGAGGGCCAATGGGAGCGGCCGGAGCACGATCTGGCTCGATTCCACGCTCCCCATCCGCTTCCGCTACGACAGCCCGCGGCCTCCGGCGATCAACCGCGAATGGCTGCGCCGCCTGACCGACGCGGCCAACTCGAACGGAGGCCTCATCGTGCTGGATGAGGACGGCGACCTCTGCGCCGGGACCTCGCACGACCGGGGCATCTAA
- a CDS encoding MFS transporter, translating into MAVVATFIAFLDGSVVTVALPAIGRELGGGLAVQQWVVDAYLLTLGSVILLAGSLSDLFGRRRVLLWGLLGFAIASVLCALAPTSAILVIARGLQGVAGALLVPSSLALILGAFSSAAQSRAIGVWTAITSLASIAGPVLGGVLVDLLSWRWVFAINLLPIAVALLLVRALPAVAPHRPGARVDWAGAGLGVLGLGLPVFALIEHPRYGWGSPLILGSLAVGAAALVAFLLRERRAAQPMLPLTIFRARDFTVGNVATAFIYGGVAVGTFALALFLQQGAGYSATLAGFAMVPSSIVLIALSAYFGRLSGRVGPRLMMTVGPLVAAGGFALMLRISRDADYLTEVLPAVVVFGLGMAITVAPLTATILGAVDPARSGIASAVNNAVSRVAGLVAVALAGSAGAAMSAVTGFHELAGAAAVALAAGGLISAAGIRNPRGVSSEPVETEVSGHHALLR; encoded by the coding sequence GTGGCCGTCGTGGCGACGTTCATCGCGTTTCTCGACGGCAGCGTCGTGACGGTCGCCCTCCCCGCGATCGGGCGGGAGCTGGGAGGCGGCCTTGCCGTCCAGCAGTGGGTGGTGGATGCGTACCTCCTAACGCTCGGGTCGGTCATCCTGCTCGCCGGGTCGCTCTCCGACCTGTTCGGGCGCCGGCGGGTACTGCTCTGGGGCCTCCTCGGCTTCGCCATCGCCTCGGTCCTGTGCGCTCTCGCGCCCACCTCGGCGATCCTCGTGATCGCTCGGGGACTCCAAGGCGTCGCCGGCGCCCTGCTCGTGCCGAGTTCCCTCGCCCTGATCCTCGGCGCGTTCAGCAGCGCAGCGCAGAGTCGGGCGATCGGCGTCTGGACGGCGATCACCTCGCTCGCCAGCATCGCGGGGCCCGTGCTCGGCGGTGTGCTGGTCGACCTCCTCTCGTGGCGGTGGGTCTTCGCCATCAACCTCCTGCCGATCGCCGTGGCGCTGCTGCTGGTCCGCGCCCTTCCCGCGGTCGCTCCACACCGGCCCGGCGCCCGGGTGGACTGGGCGGGTGCGGGCCTCGGCGTGCTCGGGCTCGGTCTGCCGGTGTTCGCCCTGATCGAGCATCCGCGATACGGCTGGGGCTCGCCGCTGATCCTCGGTTCGCTCGCGGTCGGCGCGGCAGCCCTCGTCGCCTTCCTCCTGCGCGAACGGAGGGCGGCGCAGCCGATGCTGCCCCTCACCATCTTCCGGGCACGCGACTTCACCGTGGGGAATGTCGCGACGGCCTTCATCTACGGGGGTGTGGCTGTCGGCACCTTCGCGCTCGCGCTGTTCCTCCAGCAGGGAGCCGGATATTCGGCGACCCTCGCCGGATTCGCGATGGTCCCGTCCAGCATCGTGCTGATCGCCCTGTCGGCGTACTTCGGCCGCCTCAGCGGCCGGGTGGGGCCACGACTGATGATGACCGTCGGGCCGTTGGTCGCGGCCGGCGGGTTCGCTCTGATGCTGCGCATCTCGCGCGACGCCGACTACCTGACCGAGGTGCTGCCTGCCGTCGTCGTCTTCGGGCTGGGCATGGCGATCACGGTCGCTCCGTTGACGGCGACCATCCTGGGTGCCGTCGATCCGGCACGGTCCGGGATCGCGTCGGCCGTGAACAACGCGGTGTCTCGTGTCGCCGGCCTCGTCGCGGTGGCCCTCGCCGGTTCGGCGGGCGCGGCGATGTCGGCCGTCACCGGGTTCCACGAGCTTGCCGGGGCAGCGGCGGTCGCGCTCGCGGCGGGCGGGCTGATCTCGGCGGCCGGTATCCGGAATCCCCGCGGGGTGAGCAGCGAGCCGGTCGAGACGGAGGTGTCCGGTCACCACGCCCTGCTCCGGTGA
- a CDS encoding SDR family oxidoreductase — MKIVAIGGTGLIGRGVVSRLQEAGHDVVAASPSTGVDTVTGEGLAAVLEGADVVVDTPNAPSFEDGPVHEFFERSATNLVAAEKAAGVRHHVVLSIVGADRMPDIGYMRAKVMQERIVRESGVPFTIVRATQFFEFIGALADGATKDGTAVLSDVLMQPIAAADVSAALAEVAVAAPLNGIVEVAGPEPLRLDELARRLFSATGDPRTVSTDPDAGYYGGRVDDRSLTPGNDPAITDHRFGGTTFSRWLEDRH, encoded by the coding sequence ATGAAGATCGTCGCCATCGGCGGAACCGGCCTGATCGGCCGCGGAGTCGTCTCTCGTCTGCAGGAGGCGGGCCACGACGTCGTCGCCGCATCGCCCTCGACGGGCGTGGACACGGTCACCGGCGAAGGGCTCGCCGCGGTCCTCGAGGGTGCGGACGTCGTCGTCGACACGCCCAACGCGCCGTCGTTCGAGGACGGCCCGGTGCACGAGTTCTTCGAGCGGTCCGCCACCAACCTCGTCGCAGCCGAGAAGGCCGCGGGCGTCCGCCACCACGTCGTCCTGTCGATCGTGGGCGCCGACCGCATGCCCGACATCGGCTACATGCGCGCGAAGGTGATGCAGGAGCGCATCGTGCGCGAGAGCGGCGTGCCGTTCACGATCGTGCGCGCGACGCAGTTCTTCGAGTTCATCGGCGCCCTCGCCGACGGAGCGACGAAGGATGGCACGGCCGTGCTGTCGGACGTGCTGATGCAGCCGATCGCCGCGGCGGACGTGTCGGCCGCCCTGGCCGAGGTGGCCGTCGCCGCGCCCCTGAACGGGATCGTGGAGGTGGCCGGTCCGGAGCCGCTGCGGCTGGACGAACTGGCGCGTCGGCTGTTCTCCGCTACGGGCGATCCGCGGACCGTTTCGACGGATCCCGACGCCGGATACTACGGCGGCCGGGTCGACGACCGCTCGCTCACGCCGGGCAACGACCCCGCGATCACCGACCACCGGTTCGGCGGGACGACGTTCTCCCGCTGGCTGGAGGACCGCCACTAG
- a CDS encoding RNA polymerase sigma-70 factor, with protein sequence MTGPVEQDDLDTAAATFAAVRPRLFGIAYRMLGTVADAEDIVQDTWERWQRTDRSAVREPAAFLATAATRLAINQAQSARVKRETYIGPWLPEPVDTSADPSLGAERGEALEFAVLVLLEKLTPTERAAYVLREAFDYPYAQIADIIQGSEASARQLVSRARKHLAEERHVREVDHAQQKRMLEAFLDAAQSGDIAELERIFTADIVSYSDGGGLARASRIPVFTRETVAKYVHAFADRFWEGTVRLIEANGGPAAVLVRDGAVVAFIALDVTADGIRRLQWVLNPQKLERLPVPA encoded by the coding sequence ATGACGGGGCCAGTGGAGCAGGACGACCTCGACACCGCCGCGGCGACGTTCGCGGCGGTGCGGCCGCGCCTGTTCGGCATCGCCTACCGGATGCTCGGGACCGTCGCGGACGCGGAGGACATCGTCCAGGACACCTGGGAGCGCTGGCAGCGCACCGACCGCTCGGCGGTGCGCGAGCCGGCGGCGTTCCTCGCGACCGCGGCGACCCGGCTGGCCATCAACCAGGCCCAGTCGGCGCGGGTGAAGCGCGAGACGTACATCGGGCCGTGGCTGCCCGAACCCGTGGACACCAGTGCCGACCCCTCCCTCGGCGCCGAGCGCGGTGAAGCGCTCGAGTTCGCCGTGCTCGTGCTGCTCGAGAAGCTCACGCCGACCGAACGCGCCGCGTACGTGCTGCGGGAGGCCTTCGACTACCCGTACGCGCAGATCGCGGACATCATCCAGGGCTCCGAGGCCTCCGCGCGGCAGCTCGTCAGCCGGGCGCGGAAGCACCTCGCGGAGGAACGGCACGTGCGCGAGGTCGACCACGCCCAGCAGAAGCGGATGCTGGAGGCCTTCCTCGACGCCGCACAGTCCGGCGACATCGCCGAGCTGGAGCGCATCTTCACCGCCGACATCGTCAGCTACTCCGACGGCGGCGGTCTCGCCCGCGCGTCGCGCATCCCCGTCTTCACCCGCGAGACGGTGGCGAAGTACGTCCACGCCTTCGCCGACCGGTTCTGGGAGGGCACCGTGCGCCTTATCGAGGCCAACGGCGGCCCCGCGGCCGTGCTCGTCCGCGACGGCGCTGTGGTCGCCTTCATCGCGCTCGACGTCACGGCCGACGGCATCCGCCGCCTCCAGTGGGTGCTCAACCCGCAGAAGCTGGAACGCCTCCCCGTTCCGGCGTGA
- a CDS encoding NAD(P)/FAD-dependent oxidoreductase, with protein MRRILVVGGGYAGFYTAWKLEKKLRRDEAEIVVIDPRPYMTYQPFLPEVAAGSIEARHAAISLRSHLKRARLIPASVTRIDHASKTVTVLPKDGEPFPLGYDIIVVTAGAVTRTFPIPGITEQAIGMKHVEEAVAIRDRLLDAFDRASVLPPGPERSRLLTVAFIGGGFSGVEGFGETLSLATALLKSYPELTFSDLSFHLIEARNRILPEVTDEPGRWVVRALERRGAHIHLDAQLVSAEGGHLVLSTGAEFDAHTIVWTAGNGANPVVANHTDLPVTARGSVMVRADLRVGTAEKIVPDAWAAGDDAAVPDLASPIDGAVTVPNAQHAVRQAKRLAKNIVATLRGEQPKDYVHHSLGVVATLGLGTGIFQWRGIVITGFLAWVMHRGYHVLAIPTWERKVRVLLIWASAAFFGRDIVSLLSVQHPRRAFVGGGVPEASDARELAGRAA; from the coding sequence ATGCGCCGGATCCTCGTGGTGGGCGGCGGTTACGCCGGTTTCTACACCGCATGGAAGCTAGAGAAGAAGCTGCGGAGGGACGAGGCCGAGATCGTCGTGATCGACCCCCGGCCGTACATGACGTACCAGCCGTTCCTCCCGGAGGTCGCAGCGGGGTCGATCGAAGCGCGGCATGCGGCCATCTCACTGCGCAGCCACCTGAAGCGCGCGCGCCTCATCCCCGCGTCGGTGACCCGGATCGATCACGCGTCGAAGACGGTCACCGTGCTCCCGAAGGACGGCGAGCCGTTCCCGCTGGGCTACGACATCATCGTGGTCACCGCCGGCGCCGTCACCCGTACCTTCCCCATCCCGGGCATCACCGAGCAGGCGATCGGCATGAAGCACGTCGAGGAGGCCGTCGCCATCCGCGACCGGCTGCTCGACGCCTTCGACCGCGCCTCGGTGCTGCCGCCCGGACCGGAGCGCAGCCGTCTGCTGACGGTCGCGTTCATCGGCGGCGGGTTCTCGGGCGTCGAAGGGTTCGGCGAGACGCTCTCGCTGGCCACGGCGCTTCTGAAGTCGTATCCCGAGCTGACCTTCTCGGACCTCTCGTTCCACCTGATCGAGGCGCGCAACCGCATCCTCCCCGAGGTGACCGACGAGCCGGGACGCTGGGTGGTGCGGGCTCTGGAACGCCGTGGGGCCCACATACACCTGGATGCGCAGCTCGTCTCGGCGGAGGGCGGCCACCTGGTGCTCTCCACCGGTGCGGAGTTCGACGCGCACACCATCGTGTGGACGGCCGGCAACGGCGCGAACCCGGTCGTCGCGAACCACACCGACCTGCCGGTCACGGCGCGCGGATCGGTGATGGTCCGCGCCGACCTGCGGGTGGGCACGGCCGAGAAGATCGTGCCGGACGCCTGGGCGGCCGGCGACGACGCGGCGGTGCCGGACCTGGCGTCGCCGATCGACGGCGCCGTCACGGTTCCCAACGCCCAGCACGCCGTGCGGCAGGCCAAACGGCTGGCGAAGAACATCGTCGCGACCCTGCGCGGCGAGCAGCCGAAGGACTACGTGCACCACAGCCTCGGCGTCGTCGCGACCCTGGGCCTCGGAACGGGCATCTTCCAGTGGCGCGGGATCGTCATCACCGGCTTCCTCGCCTGGGTGATGCACCGCGGGTATCACGTGCTCGCGATCCCGACCTGGGAGCGCAAGGTGCGGGTGCTGCTGATCTGGGCGAGCGCCGCCTTCTTCGGCCGCGACATCGTGTCGCTCCTCTCGGTGCAGCATCCCCGCCGGGCGTTCGTCGGGGGCGGCGTGCCGGAGGCGTCCGACGCGCGCGAGCTCGCCGGGAGGGCCGCCTGA
- a CDS encoding cytochrome b N-terminal domain-containing protein has product MPVDRRHRPSATARLAGVVSNSAAGRHVAALRDELRTRRVPLHWTNMFGVIAFACVVVLFVTGFILMFVYTPSGTRATYDGPYTPLAGAEMSKALQSTLAITFEVPGGLLMRQAHHWAGLLLPAAIMLQLAVSFFTGAFRRPRRLSWVLLFGLLITALLGGWSGYALPDDMLSGTGLRIVEGIVLGIPVVGTWLSALLFGGEFPGRIIENLYPIHVAVVPALLVLLLAARARRAYLDKPAQFAGPGRTEERIVGVPVLPNLAARAGGLLAIATGAIVLIAATVTISPIWLYGPSSPGDASAGSQPDWYTGFLDGALRLVPPGWEFEWLGRTWTLAILIPLAVVGLYLLAIAVYPFVEEWVTGDHRDHHLLDRPRNEPTRTGLGVSGIVFYAALWGAGSADLVATHFHLTVESVVAGYQALVVLGPTVAFVVTRRVCLALQKRDRDILLHGYETGRIVRLPGGEYVEVHGSVDAAERYRLAGPVAAHPADARPDEDGRLRPTERLRAALARVFFEDRLEPVGPLTRDEVVAGGRTDEAIAESEETPVAATRAGAA; this is encoded by the coding sequence ATGCCCGTCGACCGTCGACACCGGCCGTCCGCGACGGCACGGCTCGCCGGAGTCGTCTCGAACAGTGCTGCAGGACGCCATGTCGCCGCACTGCGCGACGAGCTTCGGACCCGGCGCGTGCCGCTGCACTGGACGAACATGTTCGGGGTCATCGCGTTCGCGTGCGTCGTGGTGCTGTTCGTGACCGGCTTCATCCTGATGTTCGTCTACACGCCGTCGGGCACGCGCGCGACCTATGACGGCCCCTACACGCCCCTCGCGGGCGCCGAGATGTCGAAGGCGCTGCAGTCGACGCTGGCGATCACGTTCGAGGTGCCCGGCGGCCTGCTCATGCGCCAGGCGCACCACTGGGCGGGCCTCCTGCTCCCGGCCGCGATCATGCTGCAGCTCGCGGTGTCGTTCTTCACCGGCGCGTTCCGCCGTCCGCGCCGGCTCTCCTGGGTGCTGCTGTTCGGCCTGCTGATCACCGCCCTGCTCGGCGGGTGGAGCGGCTATGCGCTCCCGGACGACATGCTGTCCGGCACGGGACTGCGGATCGTGGAGGGCATCGTCCTCGGCATCCCTGTCGTCGGCACCTGGCTGTCCGCGCTGCTGTTCGGGGGCGAGTTCCCGGGGCGGATCATCGAGAACCTCTACCCGATCCACGTCGCCGTGGTGCCCGCGCTGCTCGTGCTGCTGCTCGCGGCGCGGGCGCGGCGGGCGTACCTCGACAAGCCGGCGCAGTTCGCCGGCCCGGGCCGCACGGAGGAGCGGATCGTCGGGGTCCCGGTTCTGCCGAACCTGGCGGCGCGTGCGGGCGGCCTCCTCGCCATCGCGACCGGCGCGATCGTCCTCATCGCCGCGACGGTCACGATCAGCCCGATCTGGCTCTACGGACCCTCCTCGCCCGGCGACGCCTCGGCGGGCAGCCAGCCGGACTGGTACACGGGCTTCCTCGACGGAGCGCTCCGCCTCGTCCCGCCCGGCTGGGAGTTCGAGTGGCTCGGCCGCACCTGGACGCTCGCCATCCTCATCCCCCTCGCAGTGGTCGGGCTCTACCTGCTCGCGATCGCCGTGTACCCGTTCGTCGAGGAGTGGGTGACCGGCGACCACCGCGACCACCACCTCCTCGACCGCCCGCGCAACGAGCCGACGCGCACCGGCCTCGGCGTCTCCGGCATCGTCTTCTACGCCGCCCTCTGGGGCGCGGGGAGCGCCGACCTCGTGGCCACACATTTCCACCTCACCGTGGAGTCGGTGGTCGCCGGGTACCAGGCGCTCGTGGTGCTCGGCCCGACCGTGGCGTTCGTCGTCACCCGGCGGGTGTGCCTCGCGCTGCAGAAGCGCGACCGCGACATCCTGCTGCACGGCTACGAGACCGGGCGCATCGTCCGGCTGCCCGGCGGCGAGTACGTGGAGGTCCACGGCTCGGTGGATGCGGCCGAGCGGTACCGCCTGGCCGGCCCGGTCGCCGCGCACCCGGCCGACGCCAGGCCGGACGAGGACGGGCGGCTCCGGCCCACCGAACGGCTCCGGGCGGCTCTCGCCCGGGTGTTCTTCGAGGACCGCCTGGAGCCGGTGGGCCCGCTGACTCGCGACGAGGTCGTCGCCGGAGGACGAACGGATGAGGCGATCGCAGAGAGCGAGGAGACCCCGGTGGCTGCAACGCGGGCGGGTGCGGCGTGA